The following proteins come from a genomic window of Methanobacterium sp. Maddingley MBC34:
- a CDS encoding GTP:adenosylcobinamide-phosphate guanylyltransferase (TIGRFAM: TIGR00454 family protein), translating into MVTALLMAGGKGTRMNLDLEKPLIIVDGKPLIEHVLNALQDSSCVNEIIVATSHHTPATTFHVEGLGFRVLKTPGNGYVEDLSFLLSKEDFENEVILTITSDLPLITSEIIDLVLEKYHKSSKPAMSVMVPVEIFREHGLKASLVLENGVPSGLNILRGKNTEQDEEVLVLDKIELALNINSPEDIICLEKLWGNSRR; encoded by the coding sequence ATGGTCACAGCTCTTTTAATGGCAGGTGGGAAGGGGACCCGGATGAATTTGGATCTGGAAAAGCCCCTGATAATCGTTGATGGGAAACCCCTCATTGAACATGTGCTTAATGCACTTCAAGATTCATCATGTGTAAATGAAATAATAGTAGCCACCAGCCATCACACTCCCGCAACAACGTTCCATGTGGAGGGTCTTGGTTTTAGAGTTTTAAAAACTCCGGGGAATGGATATGTGGAAGATCTTTCATTTCTTCTTTCCAAGGAGGATTTCGAGAATGAGGTCATTCTCACCATCACCTCTGATCTACCCCTCATTACAAGTGAGATCATCGACCTGGTACTGGAAAAATATCATAAATCATCCAAACCTGCCATGTCAGTGATGGTGCCGGTGGAAATATTCCGTGAACATGGTCTCAAGGCCAGTTTGGTGCTTGAAAATGGGGTTCCATCTGGATTAAATATATTAAGGGGGAAGAATACAGAACAAGATGAAGAAGTTCTGGTCCTCGATAAAATTGAACTGGCACTAAATATTAATAGCCCCGAGGACATAATATGCCTAGAGAAACTATGGGGAAACTCCAGAAGGTGA
- a CDS encoding hypothetical protein (PFAM: PRC-barrel domain), translating to MVEKEERKLIKGEEKVWSEIKGYQVATNNARILGELEELIINDRTGKITDVVIKVDKGRTVTVKGSKQKGDTLLVPFGKVEKVGEFIIISE from the coding sequence ATGGTTGAGAAAGAAGAAAGGAAACTCATAAAAGGGGAAGAAAAAGTTTGGAGTGAAATCAAGGGCTATCAGGTGGCTACTAACAATGCCCGTATCCTGGGAGAGCTTGAAGAACTCATTATCAATGACAGAACCGGTAAAATAACTGACGTGGTCATTAAAGTTGATAAAGGAAGAACCGTTACAGTTAAAGGTTCTAAACAGAAAGGAGACACTTTACTGGTACCATTTGGTAAAGTGGAAAAAGTGGGTGAATTCATCATTATCTCTGAATAA